One genomic region from Vitis riparia cultivar Riparia Gloire de Montpellier isolate 1030 chromosome 17, EGFV_Vit.rip_1.0, whole genome shotgun sequence encodes:
- the LOC117904574 gene encoding synaptotagmin-5 isoform X1 has product MVGRKRRVFNVSEAIEFLNQLLVDNPLLPFLIPVVLVVWAVERWIFSLSNWVPLVVAVWATIQYGSYQRRVLVEDLNKKWKQVIVNKSPITPIEHCEWLNKLLMEIWPNYLNPKLSLRFSSIVEKRLKHRKSGLIEKIELQEFLLGSSPPVLGLHGTQWSATGIQNKQMKIEKKKIMRLGFDWDTTDLSIMLLAKLAKPLLGTARIVINSLHIKGDLLLMPILDGRAFLYSFISTPEVRIGVAFGSGGSQSLPATELPGVSSWLVKLFTDTLARTMVEPRRRCYSLPAVDLRKKAVGGVVYVTVISASKLSRSSLKGSPLRRQQSCSIDGTSEEHLDDKYLQTFVEVELGELTRRTDVRVGSSPRWDSLFNMILHEDTGTLRFHLYESTPSNVKYDYLASCEIKMKYVADDSTTFWAIGSESSVIAKHAEFCGKEVEMVVPFEGANSGELMVRLVVKEWQFTDGSHSSNNFRVSPQQSLYGSSNFPSGTGRKINITVVEGKDLIANKSGRCDPYVKLQYGKVPQRTRTFPHASNPTWNQKFEFDEIGGGEYLKIKCFNEETFGDDNIGNARVSLEGLVEGSIRDVWVPLEKVNTGELRLLLEVVANAGSGNGWVELVLVEARDLIAADLRGTSDPYVRVQYGSLKKRTKVMFKTLNPQWNQTLEFPDDGSPLELHVKDHNALLPTSSIGDCVVEYQRLPPNQMADKWIPLQGVKRGEIHVQITRKIPEIQRGPSLESEPSSLLKAHQVSSQMKQMMNKLETQIEDGNLEGLSAVVSELESLQDTQEEYMVQLETEQMLLLNKITELGQEFFNSPPSLRRRSSHD; this is encoded by the exons ATGGTCGGAAGAAAGAGGAGAGTTTTCAATGTGAGTGAGGCTATAGAATTCTTGAACCAGCTGTTGGTGGACAACCCACTTCTTCCTTTTTTGATTCCGGTGGTTTTGGTTGTTTGGGCTGTAGAGAGATGGATTTTTTCCCTCTCCAACTGGGTTCCACTTGTGGTGGCTGTATGGGCTACAATTCAG TATGGAAGTTATCAAAGGCGAGTCCTTGTGGAGGActtgaataaaaaatggaagCAAGTCATAGTAAACAAATCG CCGATAACACCAATAGAGCACTGTGAATGGCTGAACAAACTGTTGATGGAAATTTGGCCCAACTACTTGAACCCAAAGCTTTCATTAAGGTTCTCATCTATTGTTGAG AAACGCTTAAAGCACCGAAAATCAGGGCTCATT GAAAAAATCGAACTACAGGAGTTTTTGCTAGGTTCAAGCCCACCTGTTTTGGGCCTCCATGGGACTCAGTGGTCTGCTACAG GCATTCAAAACAAGcaaatgaaaattgagaaaaag AAAATCATGCGTTTGGGTTTTGACTGGGACACCACCGACTTAAGTATCATGTTGCTTGCTAAATTAGCCAAGCCACTGCTTGGTACTGCTCGGATTGTTATAAACAGCCTCCACATCAAGGGTGAT CTCCTCTTGATGCCAATTCTGGATGGAAGAGCATTTCTATACTCATTCATATCAACTCCTGAAGTGAGAATTGGCGTTGCATTTGGAAGTGGTGGCAGCCAATCACTACCTGCAACAGAACTTCCCGGTGTTTCTTCTTGGCTG GTTAAACTTTTTACTGATACCCTAGCTAGGACAATGGTTGAACCTCGCCGCCGTTGTTACTCTCTGCCAGCAGTAGATTTAAGGAAAAAGGCAGTTGGTGGTGTTGTTTATGTTACAGTCATCTCAGCAAGTAAACTTTCTAGGAGTAGCCTGAAAGGAAGTCCTCTTAGAAGGCAACAAAGCTGCAGTATAGATGGTACTTCAGAAGAGCACCTTGATGATAAATATTTGCAGACGTTTGTTGAGGTTGAACTTGGAGAGCTGACCAGGAGAACTGATGTGAGAGTTGGCTCCAGCCCCCGATGGGATTCattatttaatatgattttacaTGAGGACACGGGAACTCTCCGATTCCATCTTTATGAAAGTACACCAAGCAATGTGAAGTATGACTACCTAGCAAGTTGTGAAATTAAG ATGAAATATGTTGCCGATGATTCCACAACATTTTGGGCAATAGGATCTGAATCCAGTGTAATAGCCAAGCATGCCGAGTTCTGTGGAAAAGAAGTTGAAATGGTTGTCCCATTCGAGGGTGCTAATTCAGGAGAG TTGATGGTGAGACTTGTGGTGAAGGAATGGCAGTTTACTGATGGTTCACATAGCTCGAATAATTTCCGTGTTAGCCCTCAACAATCACTCTATGGTTCATCAAATTTTCCCTCAGGAACTGGGAGGAAAATCAATATAACTGTTGTGGAAGGAAAAGATCTTATTGCAAACAAATCTGGAAGGTGTGACCCATATGTGAAGCTGCAGTATGGGAAG GTCCCACAGAGAACAAGGACTTTCCCACATGCTTCAAATCCTACCTGGAATCAgaagtttgaatttgatgaaataGGAGGTGGTGAATATCTTAAGATTAAATGCTTTAATGAAGAAACATTTGGAGATGACAACATTGGTAATGCACGAGTAAGTTTGGAGGGACTTGTAGAAGGCTCAATAAGGGATGTGTGGGTCCCCCTTGAGAAAGTAAATACAGGAGAACTAAGGCTCCTATTAGAAGTG GTTGCAAATGCAGGTTCAGGAAATGGTTGGGTTGAACTTGTTCTTGTAGAAGCAAGAGATCTAATTGCTGCGGATCTCAGAGGAACAAGTGATCCATACGTGAGGGTTCAGTATGGAAGCCTAAAGAAAAGAACTAAG GTTATGTTCAAAACTCTGAATCCTCAATGGAACCAGACCTTAGAGTTCCCTGATGATGGTAGCCCCTTGGAATTGCATGTAAAAGACCACAATGCCTTACTACCCACGTCCAGTATAGGTGATTGTGTCGTAGAATATCAGAGATTACCTCCAAACCAGATGGCGGATAAGTGGATACCCCTACAAGGGGTAAAAAGGGGAGAGATTCATGTtcaaattacaagaaaaattcCAGAAATACAGAGGGGACCCAGTCTTGAATCTGAACCATCATCCTTACTTAAAGCACACCAAGTTTCTAGCCAG ATGAAACAAATGATGAACAAGTTAGAAACCCAAATCGAGGATGGCAACCTTGAAGGACTTTCAGCAGTAGTAAGTGAGCTGGAGAGCCTGCAGGATACGCAGGAAGAGTACATGGTTCAACTCGAGACGGAGCAAATGCTGCTGCTCAATAAGATAACAGAGCTCGGTCAGGAATTTTTTAACTCACCACCCTCCCTCAGAAGAAGATCTTCCCATGACTGA
- the LOC117904574 gene encoding synaptotagmin-5 isoform X2 codes for MVGRKRRVFNVSEAIEFLNQLLVDNPLLPFLIPVVLVVWAVERWIFSLSNWVPLVVAVWATIQYGSYQRRVLVEDLNKKWKQVIVNKSPITPIEHCEWLNKLLMEIWPNYLNPKLSLRFSSIVEKRLKHRKSGLIEKIELQEFLLGSSPPVLGLHGTQWSATGDQKIMRLGFDWDTTDLSIMLLAKLAKPLLGTARIVINSLHIKGDLLLMPILDGRAFLYSFISTPEVRIGVAFGSGGSQSLPATELPGVSSWLVKLFTDTLARTMVEPRRRCYSLPAVDLRKKAVGGVVYVTVISASKLSRSSLKGSPLRRQQSCSIDGTSEEHLDDKYLQTFVEVELGELTRRTDVRVGSSPRWDSLFNMILHEDTGTLRFHLYESTPSNVKYDYLASCEIKMKYVADDSTTFWAIGSESSVIAKHAEFCGKEVEMVVPFEGANSGELMVRLVVKEWQFTDGSHSSNNFRVSPQQSLYGSSNFPSGTGRKINITVVEGKDLIANKSGRCDPYVKLQYGKVPQRTRTFPHASNPTWNQKFEFDEIGGGEYLKIKCFNEETFGDDNIGNARVSLEGLVEGSIRDVWVPLEKVNTGELRLLLEVVANAGSGNGWVELVLVEARDLIAADLRGTSDPYVRVQYGSLKKRTKVMFKTLNPQWNQTLEFPDDGSPLELHVKDHNALLPTSSIGDCVVEYQRLPPNQMADKWIPLQGVKRGEIHVQITRKIPEIQRGPSLESEPSSLLKAHQVSSQMKQMMNKLETQIEDGNLEGLSAVVSELESLQDTQEEYMVQLETEQMLLLNKITELGQEFFNSPPSLRRRSSHD; via the exons ATGGTCGGAAGAAAGAGGAGAGTTTTCAATGTGAGTGAGGCTATAGAATTCTTGAACCAGCTGTTGGTGGACAACCCACTTCTTCCTTTTTTGATTCCGGTGGTTTTGGTTGTTTGGGCTGTAGAGAGATGGATTTTTTCCCTCTCCAACTGGGTTCCACTTGTGGTGGCTGTATGGGCTACAATTCAG TATGGAAGTTATCAAAGGCGAGTCCTTGTGGAGGActtgaataaaaaatggaagCAAGTCATAGTAAACAAATCG CCGATAACACCAATAGAGCACTGTGAATGGCTGAACAAACTGTTGATGGAAATTTGGCCCAACTACTTGAACCCAAAGCTTTCATTAAGGTTCTCATCTATTGTTGAG AAACGCTTAAAGCACCGAAAATCAGGGCTCATT GAAAAAATCGAACTACAGGAGTTTTTGCTAGGTTCAAGCCCACCTGTTTTGGGCCTCCATGGGACTCAGTGGTCTGCTACAGGTGATCag AAAATCATGCGTTTGGGTTTTGACTGGGACACCACCGACTTAAGTATCATGTTGCTTGCTAAATTAGCCAAGCCACTGCTTGGTACTGCTCGGATTGTTATAAACAGCCTCCACATCAAGGGTGAT CTCCTCTTGATGCCAATTCTGGATGGAAGAGCATTTCTATACTCATTCATATCAACTCCTGAAGTGAGAATTGGCGTTGCATTTGGAAGTGGTGGCAGCCAATCACTACCTGCAACAGAACTTCCCGGTGTTTCTTCTTGGCTG GTTAAACTTTTTACTGATACCCTAGCTAGGACAATGGTTGAACCTCGCCGCCGTTGTTACTCTCTGCCAGCAGTAGATTTAAGGAAAAAGGCAGTTGGTGGTGTTGTTTATGTTACAGTCATCTCAGCAAGTAAACTTTCTAGGAGTAGCCTGAAAGGAAGTCCTCTTAGAAGGCAACAAAGCTGCAGTATAGATGGTACTTCAGAAGAGCACCTTGATGATAAATATTTGCAGACGTTTGTTGAGGTTGAACTTGGAGAGCTGACCAGGAGAACTGATGTGAGAGTTGGCTCCAGCCCCCGATGGGATTCattatttaatatgattttacaTGAGGACACGGGAACTCTCCGATTCCATCTTTATGAAAGTACACCAAGCAATGTGAAGTATGACTACCTAGCAAGTTGTGAAATTAAG ATGAAATATGTTGCCGATGATTCCACAACATTTTGGGCAATAGGATCTGAATCCAGTGTAATAGCCAAGCATGCCGAGTTCTGTGGAAAAGAAGTTGAAATGGTTGTCCCATTCGAGGGTGCTAATTCAGGAGAG TTGATGGTGAGACTTGTGGTGAAGGAATGGCAGTTTACTGATGGTTCACATAGCTCGAATAATTTCCGTGTTAGCCCTCAACAATCACTCTATGGTTCATCAAATTTTCCCTCAGGAACTGGGAGGAAAATCAATATAACTGTTGTGGAAGGAAAAGATCTTATTGCAAACAAATCTGGAAGGTGTGACCCATATGTGAAGCTGCAGTATGGGAAG GTCCCACAGAGAACAAGGACTTTCCCACATGCTTCAAATCCTACCTGGAATCAgaagtttgaatttgatgaaataGGAGGTGGTGAATATCTTAAGATTAAATGCTTTAATGAAGAAACATTTGGAGATGACAACATTGGTAATGCACGAGTAAGTTTGGAGGGACTTGTAGAAGGCTCAATAAGGGATGTGTGGGTCCCCCTTGAGAAAGTAAATACAGGAGAACTAAGGCTCCTATTAGAAGTG GTTGCAAATGCAGGTTCAGGAAATGGTTGGGTTGAACTTGTTCTTGTAGAAGCAAGAGATCTAATTGCTGCGGATCTCAGAGGAACAAGTGATCCATACGTGAGGGTTCAGTATGGAAGCCTAAAGAAAAGAACTAAG GTTATGTTCAAAACTCTGAATCCTCAATGGAACCAGACCTTAGAGTTCCCTGATGATGGTAGCCCCTTGGAATTGCATGTAAAAGACCACAATGCCTTACTACCCACGTCCAGTATAGGTGATTGTGTCGTAGAATATCAGAGATTACCTCCAAACCAGATGGCGGATAAGTGGATACCCCTACAAGGGGTAAAAAGGGGAGAGATTCATGTtcaaattacaagaaaaattcCAGAAATACAGAGGGGACCCAGTCTTGAATCTGAACCATCATCCTTACTTAAAGCACACCAAGTTTCTAGCCAG ATGAAACAAATGATGAACAAGTTAGAAACCCAAATCGAGGATGGCAACCTTGAAGGACTTTCAGCAGTAGTAAGTGAGCTGGAGAGCCTGCAGGATACGCAGGAAGAGTACATGGTTCAACTCGAGACGGAGCAAATGCTGCTGCTCAATAAGATAACAGAGCTCGGTCAGGAATTTTTTAACTCACCACCCTCCCTCAGAAGAAGATCTTCCCATGACTGA
- the LOC117904574 gene encoding uncharacterized protein LOC117904574 isoform X3, with the protein MKIEKKKIMRLGFDWDTTDLSIMLLAKLAKPLLGTARIVINSLHIKGDLLLMPILDGRAFLYSFISTPEVRIGVAFGSGGSQSLPATELPGVSSWLVKLFTDTLARTMVEPRRRCYSLPAVDLRKKAVGGVVYVTVISASKLSRSSLKGSPLRRQQSCSIDGTSEEHLDDKYLQTFVEVELGELTRRTDVRVGSSPRWDSLFNMILHEDTGTLRFHLYESTPSNVKYDYLASCEIKMKYVADDSTTFWAIGSESSVIAKHAEFCGKEVEMVVPFEGANSGELMVRLVVKEWQFTDGSHSSNNFRVSPQQSLYGSSNFPSGTGRKINITVVEGKDLIANKSGRCDPYVKLQYGKVPQRTRTFPHASNPTWNQKFEFDEIGGGEYLKIKCFNEETFGDDNIGNARVSLEGLVEGSIRDVWVPLEKVNTGELRLLLEVVANAGSGNGWVELVLVEARDLIAADLRGTSDPYVRVQYGSLKKRTKVMFKTLNPQWNQTLEFPDDGSPLELHVKDHNALLPTSSIGDCVVEYQRLPPNQMADKWIPLQGVKRGEIHVQITRKIPEIQRGPSLESEPSSLLKAHQVSSQMKQMMNKLETQIEDGNLEGLSAVVSELESLQDTQEEYMVQLETEQMLLLNKITELGQEFFNSPPSLRRRSSHD; encoded by the exons atgaaaattgagaaaaag AAAATCATGCGTTTGGGTTTTGACTGGGACACCACCGACTTAAGTATCATGTTGCTTGCTAAATTAGCCAAGCCACTGCTTGGTACTGCTCGGATTGTTATAAACAGCCTCCACATCAAGGGTGAT CTCCTCTTGATGCCAATTCTGGATGGAAGAGCATTTCTATACTCATTCATATCAACTCCTGAAGTGAGAATTGGCGTTGCATTTGGAAGTGGTGGCAGCCAATCACTACCTGCAACAGAACTTCCCGGTGTTTCTTCTTGGCTG GTTAAACTTTTTACTGATACCCTAGCTAGGACAATGGTTGAACCTCGCCGCCGTTGTTACTCTCTGCCAGCAGTAGATTTAAGGAAAAAGGCAGTTGGTGGTGTTGTTTATGTTACAGTCATCTCAGCAAGTAAACTTTCTAGGAGTAGCCTGAAAGGAAGTCCTCTTAGAAGGCAACAAAGCTGCAGTATAGATGGTACTTCAGAAGAGCACCTTGATGATAAATATTTGCAGACGTTTGTTGAGGTTGAACTTGGAGAGCTGACCAGGAGAACTGATGTGAGAGTTGGCTCCAGCCCCCGATGGGATTCattatttaatatgattttacaTGAGGACACGGGAACTCTCCGATTCCATCTTTATGAAAGTACACCAAGCAATGTGAAGTATGACTACCTAGCAAGTTGTGAAATTAAG ATGAAATATGTTGCCGATGATTCCACAACATTTTGGGCAATAGGATCTGAATCCAGTGTAATAGCCAAGCATGCCGAGTTCTGTGGAAAAGAAGTTGAAATGGTTGTCCCATTCGAGGGTGCTAATTCAGGAGAG TTGATGGTGAGACTTGTGGTGAAGGAATGGCAGTTTACTGATGGTTCACATAGCTCGAATAATTTCCGTGTTAGCCCTCAACAATCACTCTATGGTTCATCAAATTTTCCCTCAGGAACTGGGAGGAAAATCAATATAACTGTTGTGGAAGGAAAAGATCTTATTGCAAACAAATCTGGAAGGTGTGACCCATATGTGAAGCTGCAGTATGGGAAG GTCCCACAGAGAACAAGGACTTTCCCACATGCTTCAAATCCTACCTGGAATCAgaagtttgaatttgatgaaataGGAGGTGGTGAATATCTTAAGATTAAATGCTTTAATGAAGAAACATTTGGAGATGACAACATTGGTAATGCACGAGTAAGTTTGGAGGGACTTGTAGAAGGCTCAATAAGGGATGTGTGGGTCCCCCTTGAGAAAGTAAATACAGGAGAACTAAGGCTCCTATTAGAAGTG GTTGCAAATGCAGGTTCAGGAAATGGTTGGGTTGAACTTGTTCTTGTAGAAGCAAGAGATCTAATTGCTGCGGATCTCAGAGGAACAAGTGATCCATACGTGAGGGTTCAGTATGGAAGCCTAAAGAAAAGAACTAAG GTTATGTTCAAAACTCTGAATCCTCAATGGAACCAGACCTTAGAGTTCCCTGATGATGGTAGCCCCTTGGAATTGCATGTAAAAGACCACAATGCCTTACTACCCACGTCCAGTATAGGTGATTGTGTCGTAGAATATCAGAGATTACCTCCAAACCAGATGGCGGATAAGTGGATACCCCTACAAGGGGTAAAAAGGGGAGAGATTCATGTtcaaattacaagaaaaattcCAGAAATACAGAGGGGACCCAGTCTTGAATCTGAACCATCATCCTTACTTAAAGCACACCAAGTTTCTAGCCAG ATGAAACAAATGATGAACAAGTTAGAAACCCAAATCGAGGATGGCAACCTTGAAGGACTTTCAGCAGTAGTAAGTGAGCTGGAGAGCCTGCAGGATACGCAGGAAGAGTACATGGTTCAACTCGAGACGGAGCAAATGCTGCTGCTCAATAAGATAACAGAGCTCGGTCAGGAATTTTTTAACTCACCACCCTCCCTCAGAAGAAGATCTTCCCATGACTGA